DNA sequence from the Anguilla anguilla isolate fAngAng1 chromosome 4, fAngAng1.pri, whole genome shotgun sequence genome:
ccaggaGCCATAAAATGAGGACTTAATATGCATTcagttttattacattatagcATCAGGCACATTAGCATTGATTGTCCATGTTGTACAGCCTTacactctcaaaaaggatgcgttaatatccaacacactttttgtgtCACTGCTTTTGTGTTGCTTTCAGCACTTTTGTGTTACAGATATACAATTAATTTGTTACAAAGGGAGACTATTTCAAGGCAGAGACCGTGTTGAACTGCaccacaaaatgtgttgtcattAACGAGACACGGAGGTGTGTTGATAAACTGCACGTCATGTATTGACACGTTATTTGTAACGCATCCGTTGTGAGGGTGTAGAACATCACTGCAGTTTCAGAACTACTGCGCTTCGAAGACAGGCGTTTAGCACACAGCTGCAGCGAATTAAAACGTGAAACGGAGACCGTAAGGAAACAGAGACCGTAAGGAAACGGAGACCGTAAGAAAAACGGAGACCGTAAGGAAACAGAGACCGTAAGGAAACAGAGACCATAAGGAAACAGAGACCATAAGGAAACAGAGACCGTAAGGAAACAGAGACCATAAGGAAACAGAGACCGTAAGGAAACAGAGACCGTAAGGAAACAGAGACCATAAGGAAACAGAGACCATAAGGAAACAGAGACCGTAAGGAAACAGAGACCATACGGAAACAGAGACCGTAAGGAAACAGAGACCATACGGAAACAGAGACCGTAAGAAAACAGAGACCATACGGAAACAGAGACCGTAAGGAAACAGAGACCATAAGGAAACAGAGACCGTAAGGAAACAGAGACCGTAAGGAAACAGAGACCGTAAGGAAACGGAGACCGTAAGGAAACAGAGACCATAAGGAAACAGAGACCGTAAGGAAACAGAGACCGTAAGGAAACAGAGACCATAAGGAAACAGAGACTGTAAGGAAACAGAGACCATACGGAAACAGAGACCGTAAGGAAACAGAGACCATAAGGAAACAGAGACCATACGGAAACAGAGACTGTGTTCCTGGAGATTGCGCTGAGACGACTTTCTGCTCGCGAAACGTCGCCTTTTTGCTCGCTAAGATTACGACGCAGTCGCACAAGCCCAGATGAACACCCGCCTCGGTGGTGAACGTGACCATGTGACGCCAAGCTTGCGCAACCTCCCCAAATTTCCAAGAGACAATGAAATAACAGAcagaaaaattgaatttaacGTTCCGAGGGTCTGGGGGTCATGACAGTGCATGCTTACAATCAATTAACTAATGATCTCACCCGTTGCAGGGAAACCTGCCACATACCAGAAGCAGTATGCAACCCAGGGCGAGAGGGCCTAGCTGCCAATACTGCATTTCATGTCATCTTCAGCTTTGGCTTTCTATAGTTTGGTTTGCTTTCTATCTGtttgggttttgtgtgtgtgtgtgtgtgtgtgtgtgtgtgtgtgtgtggtgtccaGTGTATGGTTTgtttaagagaaaaaataaatgcttgacAAAATAAAGCGAGACCCcctcaggctctctctctctctctttctttcattgtCTCACTCActtgttctctttctctgacagactcgctctctctcacacactctctgtctctctcattctcttgctctctgtatctctcctctctctctctctcattctcattatttatttattaaattattggtATCTGTTTGGGGCATGTTTGCTTCTTTGCAGGTGGCATGGTCTCTATTCTATTGCTTTGTTCgaattttttctttctgtttgtttttcttgcgtgtgtgtgccttggtatttgttgttctttttcgTTTGGTGGTTTCTTCATTTTGCTGTGCCGAATGGCACTACGTATTGTACAATAAAGGTTTGTTAAAACTCaactcaaactctctctctctctctctctccctccctccctgttgtGTGGGCTTTTTTTATGGaagttctgtattttttgtttgaacaaTGCTTCAATTAAAggggttttaaaaatagaatctcattctctcttcctctttctcccctctctctccctctcactctcctccctcctcccctctctcctcctcccctctctttccctctcaccctctccctctctctccccccctctctcccatccctctctctctccccccccctcctcccttatctcctctccccaccccccgcgccTCTCACAGGAACAGCTTGTCGTGGCAGATGCCGCAGTACGGTTTCCCGTCCTGCTCCTTGAACACGCCCTGGCTGAGCTGCTTCAGGCAGAAGGCGCACACGAAGTGCTCGGGGTGGAACTTGCGGTCCAGCGCCGCGATGCAGCGCCCCGAAATCGGCGTCCCGCACCCCCCGCACAGGTTGCCCTGACGGGAGTGGTAGTGCAGGGAGCAGAGGGGACGTCCGTCCAGCTCCATGAAGCACCCGTCCCGGAAGGGACTCATGCAATCctgaggaaaaggggggggggggggtcaacacCATTCTGCACAAACCACAGCTGGAAAGTCCGGGGTCcaggaagtaaaagtcctccccagtattttgttcccatcacctggatttgctaattagcacagttcttcagccaggaggaagAGCTGactagtgaaatcagctggctgagttcctGGGTGGAGGAAACACATGGCTGGACAtttgctttctgacccctggactttctgCCTCAGACAGAAACCGACTAAGAAAGTTcagaagaggaaggggaagtAAACAGGAcgaaataaatcataaatcaacAACCTTTTTTTCTATTGAACTTTATTTCACATTAGAAAAATCAATTTACTGTTTGCCCGTTTCACTATCGATTAGACACAAAGGAGTAGGGAGAAGCTGTATAAGAACTCTTGACCATCATCGGCTGAGGAAAATCCAAAATCACTAGACTAAATCTACTTCAACACCCATGAAAACAGTACAGTTTGCATAAATCCTACCGCCCCAACCTTCACCCCCACAACTTGGCGCCATTATCTCCACAAAGACAACAATAACTATATTTACGTTATTCCACGTTCattccaaaaaagtttggaaactCCTGTTGTGTTGTGCCGGATTTGTGTACAGCTGCACacaactgtttttaattttccaaGAGCAATTTGCTCCGGATTTCCAATGGAAATGTACAAATGCTGCGCGATCACTGTCTCCAAATCCTGCAGCTGCGCTCTCTCCGGACAACTTGAGAGGAACTGTTGCGGTTCGCCGGACATTTTACGCTTTTACGCATCCGCCGCTCTCATTTCCTTATAAGTAGACACGCAAATAAAAGGGAAGCGGTCACGTGACGTCTTGTCGAACGTACGATCCTGTGCGTCTGGGCTCCGGTTTGAGTGACTCACCGTGCAGACGAAGCAGTCGGGATGCCAGGTGCCGTTGGCTGCGGACAGGTAGTTCTCCTGCACGGGCTTCCCACATCCAGAGCACTTTGGCGCAAAGAGACGGTAAAAGTCTTTCTTGCAGTACGGCTTGCCGTCGCGATCCAGGAAGCCTTgtccacacagaaaataaaaatgacaaaggtTGAGCATCAGCGTTTGAGGTGCAATTCCCCATAATTTCAGCCAAGGacaggaaattaatttcaatcAGTTATTTTATTGACTAATTCTGTTCAACTAATCAACTGATAACTCAGTTCTTTCTGTTAATGAGTTCAATGAAATTAGTGCAAACAACTGACTGAACAAATGTTGATTCGGGTGAAGATACTTTTTAAAGTGACACAGTTTAGCATTGAATAGATAACTCAGCTCGTCTTTAGAATCTTTAAGTTTCCCCATTAACATGGCAGGCGTCACTGCTGTACTTTGGTTAGAAGGTACTTAAATGTATTATGTTTATGACGGccagtataaatggataatatgttttttatttgcccTTAATGAGAGTGTCTGGCAAGCgcataaaaaatggaaaacaacaaGCTGTTCCTCAGACTGCTTCTCTTACATAGCCTGCTTTTTATTCGCACAGTCTGTTTACACAGCAGGGTACTTGCTGACACAGTTCTAGTGAAGTTCCTTATTCAAGagaacaacagcagtgtcttacccaggaattgaacttGCAACCTTTGACAAGCCACATCTGTTCCCTAATCGTCATACTGAGCTGCCacgtgtttctgtgtctgttccGCATGTTACCTGAAGTGTTCACTTAGCTACCTGTCCAATCGGCATGCAGCCATGCCCCCATGCATCCTGCTCctgccgaatggctgaagctaagcaagtgtggtcattaaagaccccatgacacttgtGGCAAAgtgtagggggttccctggtgtcctggctaaattcccaacctggctcttttaaacttgccacctaatcatctcctgatttaactggctaaaaatttttatttccctctccaccttagctaatgtgaggtgagtgttctggcgcaaaatggctgccgtgcatcacccaggtgggtgctacacattggtggtgggtgaggtgagttatattacattacatttatttagcagacgcttttatccaaagtttttttttaaaaagtgcatatcatggtcattggaacaactacaaaacaaaggTTCTgtaaggtacgatactcattttgtacagctatttatagccaagaacacagttcagctCACGCAGATGAGTTCCCACCcatcactgtgaagcactttgagcgttctgAAAAGTGCTACACAAATGCAATGATTCACCCATTCTGCAGAGGCAGACGCGCGACTCACCCTCCGTCCCGAAAACCTCCCCGCAGTGGTTACAGAAGAAGTGCTCTGGGTGCCAGGTCTGGTCCATCGCGGTCAGGATGTTCTGCCATACGAGCACAGGCGCGCAGTGAGCCGGGTgcgaggtcagaggtcaaaaaCACACGTGAAAGGACTGTAACCCTTTTAGATGCTGCGATGGTGTCAGTGCACGATGTCAGCGATCCCCGAGCAATTTCAATGCAAAGGGTTTCTAAACAAAACGGAGCCATAACAAAGAAATCCTCCCTGAATGAAGAAATCTGTATTTTGGCTAAAGTGGAGGTCTCTTTAGCATTGTGAAATTTGTACCGGTGTCTGAAGGGTTAAGGCGTGATTATCTGGTGGCCGACGAGGGAAAGGGCGAATAGAAAGGTGTAAGGCTGGATGCAGAtcagtgaaggagagagaacgGCGAGTTCATACACTTCTAAATTTCTTCCCGTTTTCTCTGCGAAAGCGATCAGCGATCGTTCTCCGCGGACCGTTTTCCAGGTGTCCTGCCCAATTGTGGACGCAAATGTGGaattttcgttttgtttttttttattttttcgtgCCGAATTTGTCCTGGTatgcgagaaaaaaaaaatgggagcGGTCAGCATCGCCGGGGCCTAAACCGATCGGAGGAGCGCGTAAACAGTCCTGACGCGCTGCAGCTGATGCCGCCGGCACCCGTCCATTTTCGCGGGACTTTGTTTGCGTTGGGCCCAAACCCAGACCGAGTCTGGCCCGCGTGTGTAAACAGGCGCGCGTTcatccaaacacaaacacacgcctgtgcgagaaaaaaattcaaacaaagagCTTCACATTAAATTtgggcggacagacagacagacagacagacagattgacGGACAGACTACGAATGTCAGTGAAAAGGCTTTCTGTACACCTGCccacctgtatacctgtatcCACTGAGCAGCTGTATGGACccaatgaaggaaaaaaaatgtaatggattATGGGTAATATCCTCCTAAGACTCCTAAGgcaattcatttctgtcccTTGTAGAGGACATGAGTTTCTGGTCTTCATCTCTAGAACCACATATTCTTCTATGCTGAAGCCtgcactacaagggacattcaataaaaatgtaataaataatattttttgaaaatattttaactgcaacgtgtttttgtcatccaagacacttgtattatggtaaaaaaaaaaaaaaaaaacttaaactttttttctgccaggtctcAGGCCAATATATAATGTAGATCTGTTATGGTTAAAACTGTCATTACTTCTGTAGAGAAACCCTGAAACCTGCCAAACTCCCAGTGCTGTATATACAGTGACTGCTATTCCAAGCATGGCTGAGCGGAGAACGTCTTGAGATCTCTTCACATCGGCTCCAGGCTGTGAAACGAACTGCCTGTGGGGCCCGTTTGGCCCCTGCTACTAACATTAGCCTTTCGCTCAGCACCCCACCGTAACGTTCCGAGGAACTGCTTGTTGACAGTAGTGGGTAATATGTTAGCATTAACCCTCTGAgcagcagggttttttttggaatgttgttttttttttttttttccccaaaattctaagtcagtgatCTGgagctccactgctttcagttaccagcagccattgtgacatcatcattagaatgttcatttgagaacattctaatcacacgttTGCGATCTTGCACCTTGAAGATGTCTGATAATCTAatgacatgcaggttaggctacttgGGCGGGGCACTCAATGGGCGTTCTGCAAAAGAACATGCGTGCTCActcaacctaccctgtataaataaacggttaaatatttaaaaaattatgtgcGCTCTGTCACCAAAGTGAGTCGGATAGGCCGTTGTACTTGGCAAAAGGGAGATCCAGCTTTTCTGACAGGGGAAAGGGGTACCTGTAGAATGGGGCCTTTGCAGTACGCACAGCGGGGAGAGAAGAGGTTCTGGTAGTCCTTGTCGCAGTAGGGCTTCCCGTCTCTCTCGAAGAAGCCGCACGTGCCCAGTTCTGTCCCGCACGAGGAACACACAAAGTGCTCGGGGTGCCACACCTCTCCCAGAGCTGTGATCATCTACAGGtggatgtggggtgggggcgggggggcagggtgccagacaaaaaaaaaaagcatttttatatattaaccgatgtttttctttaaaaaaaatgtatttacactttatttcaaatcagaAAATGCGTTGCATGCTGTGCATGTATTTTTACACTGATAGTGTAAAAATACTGTTGTGTACTATGTACTATATGATGCCTACACTTTCCATGGATTtacccacacatttttcaaGTCATTTTTGTGCCATGAAAATGATAAGAAATGATAATTGATGGTAAATTATAAGGGGAAAATATTGAAGACTACTGATAAGTATATCTCAATCACAACATTAAATCCCCGTCTTTCTTAgatgaaattatgttttacatCATCAAGCtatattattggggggggggggggggggggtatttggcCTGTTTTGCAATATTGGGAGGCTATAACTCCCTATACCCCCATACGTTTTAC
Encoded proteins:
- the lpxn gene encoding leupaxin produces the protein MDELDFLLEELAQTSSQNAPGPAGITQKNSEQTGKNESSSTHGQITPVYISTLPAQDPNSDHVYSEVPDPVEATLSPRSATQELDSIMQELLGLNLGLSDLPATSGPPPLVRKSQKSKGGKETKDADVELAGEGKSRAAEDSDQAPGKTNKPTGASIDDLLGGLRSDMERMGVRTSAKGLCTACGKCIVGKMITALGEVWHPEHFVCSSCGTELGTCGFFERDGKPYCDKDYQNLFSPRCAYCKGPILQNILTAMDQTWHPEHFFCNHCGEVFGTEGFLDRDGKPYCKKDFYRLFAPKCSGCGKPVQENYLSAANGTWHPDCFVCTDCMSPFRDGCFMELDGRPLCSLHYHSRQGNLCGGCGTPISGRCIAALDRKFHPEHFVCAFCLKQLSQGVFKEQDGKPYCGICHDKLFL